A window from Synechococcus sp. RSCCF101 encodes these proteins:
- the hypD gene encoding hydrogenase formation protein HypD yields the protein MTLLTGSPVAADAPPTRVNALAAELEDLASRPWTLMEVCGGQTHAIVRWGLDQLLPSGMRLIHGPGCPVCVTPAATVDAALALARRPEVILASYGDMLRVPGSDPVGGADLLGLRATGGDVRLLTSPLEALSLARRHPDRLVVFLAVGFETTAPATAVALLQARRQGIENLRVLASHVRVVPAMEAVLSEPDCAIDGFLAAGHVAAVMGLGELQALAERHRLPVVVTGFQPEELMQGVVTCVRLLEEGGCGVRNAYGAVVRPDGNPQARSAMEAVFEPVSAPWRGLGTITGGALALREDYRRFDAFPLLDPPGPTAAAPEDNPCISGRILQGRALPSDCPAFGGRCRPEHPLGAPMVSSEGACAAYHRYRGAGIPARCG from the coding sequence ATGACTCTCCTCACCGGATCCCCCGTGGCGGCCGATGCGCCGCCCACGCGCGTCAATGCCCTCGCCGCTGAGCTGGAGGACCTCGCCAGTCGTCCCTGGACCCTGATGGAGGTCTGCGGGGGCCAGACCCACGCCATCGTGCGCTGGGGGCTCGATCAGCTGCTGCCCTCTGGCATGCGGCTGATCCACGGGCCCGGCTGCCCGGTCTGCGTCACCCCGGCCGCCACGGTGGATGCCGCCCTGGCCCTGGCCCGGCGGCCGGAGGTGATCCTGGCCTCCTATGGCGACATGCTGCGGGTGCCGGGCAGCGATCCGGTCGGTGGTGCGGACCTGCTGGGGCTGCGGGCAACGGGCGGCGATGTGCGCCTGCTCACCTCGCCGCTGGAGGCGCTGAGCCTGGCCCGGCGCCATCCCGACCGGCTGGTGGTGTTCCTGGCCGTGGGCTTCGAGACCACGGCTCCGGCCACCGCCGTGGCCCTGCTGCAGGCCCGGCGGCAGGGGATCGAGAACCTGCGGGTGCTCGCCTCGCACGTGCGGGTGGTGCCGGCGATGGAGGCGGTGCTCTCGGAGCCGGACTGCGCCATCGACGGCTTCCTCGCCGCCGGCCACGTGGCGGCGGTGATGGGGCTCGGTGAGCTGCAGGCCCTGGCCGAGCGGCATCGGCTGCCGGTGGTGGTGACCGGCTTCCAGCCCGAGGAGCTGATGCAGGGGGTGGTCACCTGCGTGCGGCTGCTGGAGGAGGGTGGCTGCGGGGTCCGCAACGCCTATGGCGCCGTGGTGCGGCCCGACGGCAACCCGCAGGCGCGCTCCGCCATGGAGGCGGTGTTCGAGCCGGTGTCGGCGCCCTGGCGGGGGCTGGGGACCATCACCGGTGGTGCCCTGGCCCTGCGGGAGGACTACCGCCGCTTCGATGCGTTTCCGCTGCTGGATCCGCCGGGGCCGACAGCCGCCGCCCCGGAGGACAACCCCTGCATCAGCGGCCGCATCCTGCAGGGTCGTGCCCTGCCGAGCGACTGCCCGGCCTTCGGTGGCCGCTGTCGCCCCGAGCATCCCCTCGGTGCGCCGATGGTGTCGTCCGAGGGGGCCTGCGCGGCCTACCACCGCTACCGCGGTGCCGGGATCCCCGCCCGCTGCGGATGA
- a CDS encoding HypC/HybG/HupF family hydrogenase formation chaperone — protein MAAAEADADLWRRAQVDFGGVRQPVSLACLPQARIGDAVLVHVGVALSIVEEDPAP, from the coding sequence GTGGCGGCCGCAGAGGCTGATGCCGATCTCTGGCGCCGGGCCCAGGTGGATTTCGGCGGCGTGCGGCAGCCGGTGAGCCTGGCCTGCCTGCCCCAGGCCCGCATCGGTGATGCCGTGCTCGTGCACGTGGGCGTGGCTCTGAGCATCGTTGAGGAGGACCCGGCCCCATGA
- a CDS encoding hydrogenase maturation protease: protein MATPQRSGPAALVIGIGNPLRGDDGVGALLAEEAGGRSVHQLTPELAAELAPLQRVLFIDAWLAPPDPSDAHAHVEAPVPEPRLDPLPAGACGGVDGVSHRLEPPQLLAISAALYGRAPAAAWLRVPGHAFAHGTEFSARLEYSLPVARDLLQRWLQEGCVVAGNARGGHA from the coding sequence ATGGCGACGCCACAGCGCTCTGGCCCGGCTGCTCTTGTGATCGGGATCGGCAATCCCCTGCGCGGCGACGACGGTGTGGGGGCGCTCCTCGCCGAGGAGGCGGGCGGGCGCAGCGTGCACCAGCTCACGCCGGAACTCGCTGCCGAGCTGGCGCCGCTGCAGCGGGTGCTGTTCATCGATGCCTGGTTGGCGCCGCCGGACCCGTCGGATGCCCATGCGCATGTGGAGGCCCCGGTCCCGGAGCCCCGGCTCGACCCGCTCCCGGCTGGCGCATGCGGTGGCGTCGATGGCGTCAGCCACCGGCTCGAGCCCCCCCAGCTGCTGGCGATCAGCGCGGCGCTCTACGGACGGGCTCCAGCCGCGGCCTGGCTGCGGGTTCCCGGCCATGCCTTCGCCCACGGCACGGAGTTCTCGGCCCGGTTGGAGTACTCCCTGCCGGTGGCGCGCGATCTGCTGCAGCGCTGGCTGCAGGAGGGCTGCGTGGTGGCCGGTAACGCGAGGGGCGGCCATGCATGA
- the hypF gene encoding carbamoyltransferase HypF, translating into MPRPARLLLHCRGTVQGVGFRPFVHRLASQLALAGEVENVAGSVRVDLQGERRALQRFLHRLGRELPGPARLERLQPRWLPPRADGPTGVHIGASAARPLGAGLIAPALVPDLAPCPACRAELADPASRRHRYPFISCSCCGPRYSIATAEPYARAHTTLAAFPLCEDCRREFHDPADRRFHAETIGCQRCGPRLRHLDRSGQPLPGDPIDGAVALLRRGGIVALQGVGGFQLLVDAGSEAAVARLRRRKRRPAKPLALLVADPGAIEPLCCIGPEERRLLHSPQAPIVLLRRRDRAGDASIAGGVAPGSPCLGVMLPASGLHLLLAEAFAGPLVATSGNRSGEQLAIDPAEALERLQQVADGFLVHNRPIARPLDDSLVQVIAGRPSLLRRARGHAPRPLELALPEQRPLIALGGDLKLAPALALEGRVWPAPHMGDAADPRALQRLGAGVRAALAQQAGAVDLACDAHPGYLSHALARQLQQQEAVARLLPVPHHLAHALAVAAEHGLPLPLAALCCDGLGFGPGAGSPLWGGELLHISRSGWRRRGQLLPFPLPGGEQAHREPPRVALGLLQVLGAVPSPAAAGRLLALPEPDVALLLRSLERGLNAPLTSSLGRLFDGVAALLQLSRRNSFEGESALALQAAAERHRPASLRSGASGCPALAAMPVRREGGRVLLDWRPWLGALLDRLAPLAAAGMAPDQPSPARDALAWAFHRDLARGLADLVEAAGPCDGAAAEPAAGRPRPVLLAGGCFQNRLLVEECQQVLTARKAVPHWAEALPAGDGGLALGQLWALAGDLAMTPVEPRSGPSASHVPGHPRSHRLDRDLAPGGGGGRRG; encoded by the coding sequence GTGCCCCGGCCCGCTCGCCTGCTGCTGCACTGCCGCGGCACCGTGCAGGGTGTGGGCTTCCGGCCGTTCGTGCATCGGCTGGCCAGCCAGCTCGCCCTGGCGGGGGAGGTGGAGAACGTCGCCGGCTCGGTGCGGGTGGATCTGCAGGGCGAGCGCCGGGCCCTGCAGCGCTTTCTGCATCGCCTCGGCCGTGAGCTGCCCGGCCCGGCCCGGCTGGAGCGGCTGCAGCCGCGCTGGCTGCCGCCCCGTGCCGACGGCCCCACCGGCGTGCACATCGGCGCGTCCGCGGCCCGGCCCCTGGGCGCCGGGCTGATCGCCCCGGCCCTGGTGCCCGATCTGGCGCCCTGTCCGGCCTGCCGCGCCGAGCTGGCCGATCCCGCCAGCCGCCGCCACCGCTATCCCTTCATCAGCTGCAGCTGCTGCGGGCCCCGCTACTCGATCGCCACCGCCGAGCCCTACGCCCGGGCCCACACCACCCTCGCCGCCTTTCCCCTCTGCGAGGACTGCCGGCGTGAATTCCACGATCCCGCCGATCGCCGCTTCCACGCCGAGACCATCGGCTGCCAGCGCTGCGGCCCGCGTCTGAGGCACCTGGACCGCAGTGGGCAGCCGCTGCCCGGTGATCCGATCGATGGGGCCGTCGCCCTGCTGCGGCGTGGCGGCATCGTGGCGCTGCAGGGGGTGGGCGGCTTCCAGCTGCTGGTGGATGCGGGATCGGAGGCCGCCGTGGCCCGGCTGCGCCGCCGCAAGCGCAGGCCCGCCAAACCCCTGGCCCTGCTGGTGGCCGATCCGGGAGCGATCGAGCCGCTCTGTTGCATCGGGCCCGAGGAGCGCCGGCTGCTGCACAGCCCCCAGGCTCCGATCGTGCTGCTGCGTCGCCGCGACCGGGCCGGCGACGCCTCCATCGCAGGCGGCGTGGCGCCGGGCTCGCCCTGCCTGGGCGTGATGCTGCCCGCCTCCGGCCTGCACCTGCTGCTGGCGGAGGCCTTCGCCGGGCCGCTGGTGGCCACCAGCGGCAACCGCTCGGGCGAGCAGCTGGCCATCGATCCGGCCGAAGCGCTGGAACGCCTGCAGCAGGTGGCCGATGGCTTTTTGGTGCACAACCGGCCCATCGCCCGGCCCCTGGACGACTCCCTGGTGCAGGTGATCGCCGGCCGGCCCAGCCTGCTGCGCCGTGCCCGCGGCCATGCCCCCCGGCCGCTGGAACTGGCCCTGCCGGAGCAGCGTCCGCTCATCGCCCTGGGCGGCGATCTCAAGCTGGCCCCGGCACTGGCTCTGGAGGGGAGGGTCTGGCCCGCGCCCCACATGGGTGATGCGGCTGATCCCCGCGCGCTGCAGCGCCTCGGTGCGGGGGTGCGGGCTGCCCTGGCCCAGCAGGCCGGCGCCGTGGATCTCGCCTGCGATGCCCACCCCGGCTACCTCAGCCATGCCCTGGCCCGCCAGCTGCAGCAGCAGGAGGCCGTGGCCCGTCTGCTGCCGGTGCCGCACCACCTGGCCCATGCCCTGGCGGTGGCCGCCGAGCACGGTCTGCCCCTGCCGCTGGCGGCCCTCTGCTGCGACGGTCTGGGCTTCGGGCCCGGGGCCGGTTCGCCGCTCTGGGGCGGTGAACTGCTGCACATCAGCCGCTCCGGCTGGCGGCGCCGCGGCCAGCTGCTGCCCTTCCCCCTGCCGGGTGGTGAACAGGCCCACCGGGAGCCGCCGCGGGTCGCGCTCGGGCTGCTCCAGGTGCTGGGTGCCGTTCCCTCGCCGGCGGCGGCGGGCCGGCTGCTGGCCCTGCCGGAGCCGGATGTGGCCCTGCTGCTCCGCTCGCTCGAGCGAGGGCTGAACGCGCCACTCACCAGCAGCCTCGGCCGCCTGTTCGATGGTGTGGCGGCCCTGCTGCAGCTGAGCCGTCGCAACAGCTTCGAGGGGGAGTCCGCCCTGGCGCTCCAGGCCGCCGCCGAGCGGCACCGGCCGGCTTCGCTGCGATCGGGAGCCAGCGGCTGCCCCGCGCTCGCGGCGATGCCCGTGCGGCGGGAGGGCGGCCGGGTCCTGCTCGACTGGCGTCCCTGGCTCGGGGCGCTGCTGGACCGCCTCGCGCCCCTGGCCGCAGCGGGGATGGCGCCCGATCAGCCCTCGCCCGCCCGCGATGCGCTGGCCTGGGCGTTTCACCGCGATCTGGCCCGCGGTCTGGCGGATCTGGTGGAGGCCGCCGGGCCCTGCGATGGGGCCGCGGCGGAGCCTGCGGCCGGGCGGCCCCGGCCGGTGCTGCTGGCCGGCGGTTGCTTTCAGAACCGGCTGCTGGTGGAGGAATGCCAGCAGGTCCTCACCGCCCGGAAGGCTGTTCCCCACTGGGCTGAGGCCCTCCCGGCCGGTGACGGCGGCCTGGCGCTCGGCCAGCTCTGGGCGCTGGCGGGCGATCTGGCTATGACCCCTGTAGAGCCCCGTTCAGGCCCCAGCGCGTCCCATGTGCCTGGCCACCCCCGGTCGCATCGTCTCGATCGAGATCTCGCCCCCGGAGGGGGTGGCGGCCGCAGAGGCTGA
- the nifJ gene encoding pyruvate:ferredoxin (flavodoxin) oxidoreductase produces MTSTVPRPSADTTALQPITVDGNEAVARVAYRLSEVIAIYPITPASPMGEWADSWASAGRPNLWGQSPGVVELQSEAGAAGTIHGALQAGALTTSFTASQGLLLMVPNLYKIAGELTPSVLHVAARSLAAQGLSIFGDHSDVMATRGTGWGVLVSASVQEAADLAAIATSVSVRSRLPFLHVFDGFRTSHEIQKVQPIDDATLRELIPEDALRELHERRLTPDRPVIRGTSQNPDVYFQARESVNPFYRRAPELVAGAMARFASLTGRRYAPYEYVGSPEAERVLVLMGSGCETAHETVDALTAAGEAVGVLKVRLFRPFDGSALVDALPASVRQLAVLDRCKDPGAPAEPLCLDLLAALSEHWSSGHPGRPMPRVIGGRYGLSSKEFTPAMVKAVFDHLAAGGRGGFTVGIEDDVSGTSIAVDDGFRIEPDDEVRAVFYGLGSDGTVGANKSSIKIIGESTPLHAQGYFVYDSKKSGSVTVSHLRFGPRPIRSAYLIQNPTLVACHQWEFLERFDVLDGLGRGGTLLLNSPYGIEESWRRMPADLRVRILELGLTVWVIDASRVAREAGMGRHINTVMQAGFFAVSGVLPREEAIERIRASIRKVYGRKGEAVVTRNLQALEAALDHLLPLDPLACERDRLERDAAGADADPEDADPPLSERLAAAPPFVRDVIGPMLQRRGDNLPVSALPCDGTWPVGTSRWEKRNIAEEVPVWDEDLCVQCGKCLMVCPHAVIRAKTVEPAALQDAPAGFRHAPARPPAPREQRFTIQVAVEDCTGCHLCVEVCPVRDRQEPRRKALNMEEQRPLRASGRASWDFFLGLPERDRRSLDLHRIGQQQQQQPLFEFSGACAGCGETPYIKLATQLFGDRMLVANATGCSSIYGGNLPTTPWAANAAGQGPAWSNSLFEDNAEFGFGMRVALDQRRSTALNLLEALGEALPLQLREALVRADQSSEAGLAEQRQRVEELRDRLRALIAAAGPEQRESRRQAERLLDCCDGLLRRSVWLIGGDGWAYDIGYGGLDHVLASGRDVNVLVLDTEVYSNTGGQMSKATPLGAVAKFAAGGKAMPKKDLGLMAMTYGHVYVASVAMGARDEHTLRAFLEAESYPGPSLILAYSHCIAHGIDMTQGLAHQKSAVDSGRWLLYRYDPRRLERGESPLQIDSRSNPRGLAASMEGENRFRMLRFSQPERARALVQQAERNHARRMALYRALADSAQPGDSRPAADTRPAREEQP; encoded by the coding sequence ATGACCTCCACAGTCCCAAGGCCTTCGGCGGACACCACCGCGCTCCAGCCGATCACCGTGGACGGCAACGAGGCCGTGGCGCGGGTGGCCTATCGCCTCAGCGAGGTGATCGCCATCTACCCGATCACCCCCGCCTCGCCGATGGGCGAATGGGCCGACAGCTGGGCCAGTGCCGGCCGGCCCAACCTCTGGGGCCAGTCGCCCGGGGTGGTGGAGCTGCAGAGCGAGGCCGGCGCCGCCGGCACCATCCACGGCGCCCTGCAGGCCGGGGCCCTCACCACCAGCTTCACCGCCTCCCAGGGGCTGCTGCTGATGGTGCCGAACCTCTACAAGATCGCCGGCGAGCTCACCCCTTCCGTGCTGCACGTGGCGGCCCGGTCGCTTGCGGCCCAGGGACTCTCGATCTTCGGGGACCACAGCGATGTGATGGCCACCCGCGGCACCGGCTGGGGCGTTCTGGTGTCCGCCTCGGTGCAGGAGGCCGCCGATCTGGCGGCCATCGCCACCAGCGTCAGCGTTCGCAGCCGGCTGCCCTTCCTGCACGTCTTCGACGGCTTCCGCACCTCCCATGAGATCCAGAAGGTGCAGCCGATCGATGACGCCACCCTGCGCGAGCTGATCCCGGAGGACGCGCTGCGGGAGCTGCATGAGCGGCGGCTGACGCCGGATCGCCCCGTGATCCGCGGCACCAGCCAGAACCCGGATGTGTACTTCCAGGCCCGCGAGTCGGTGAATCCCTTCTACCGGCGCGCACCGGAGCTGGTGGCCGGGGCGATGGCCCGGTTCGCCTCCCTCACCGGACGCCGCTACGCGCCCTACGAGTACGTGGGGTCGCCCGAGGCCGAGCGGGTGCTGGTGCTGATGGGCTCCGGCTGCGAGACCGCCCACGAGACCGTCGATGCCCTCACGGCCGCCGGTGAGGCGGTGGGTGTGCTCAAGGTGCGTCTGTTCCGGCCCTTCGATGGCTCGGCTCTGGTGGACGCCCTGCCCGCCTCGGTGCGGCAGCTGGCCGTGCTCGACCGCTGCAAGGACCCCGGCGCCCCGGCCGAACCCCTCTGCCTCGATCTGCTGGCGGCTCTGAGCGAGCACTGGAGCAGCGGCCATCCGGGCCGCCCGATGCCGCGGGTGATCGGCGGCCGCTACGGCCTCTCCTCCAAGGAGTTCACCCCCGCGATGGTGAAGGCGGTGTTCGACCACCTCGCCGCCGGCGGCCGGGGCGGGTTCACCGTCGGCATCGAGGACGATGTGAGCGGCACCTCGATCGCCGTCGACGACGGCTTCCGCATCGAGCCCGACGACGAGGTGCGGGCCGTGTTCTACGGCCTCGGCTCCGACGGCACGGTGGGCGCCAACAAGAGCAGCATCAAGATCATCGGCGAGAGCACCCCGCTCCATGCCCAGGGGTACTTCGTCTACGACTCGAAGAAATCGGGCTCGGTCACCGTCTCCCATCTTCGCTTCGGGCCCAGACCGATCCGCTCGGCCTACCTGATCCAGAACCCCACCCTGGTGGCCTGCCACCAGTGGGAGTTCCTTGAGCGCTTCGATGTGCTGGACGGCCTGGGCCGCGGCGGCACCCTGCTGCTCAACAGCCCCTACGGCATCGAGGAGAGCTGGCGGCGCATGCCGGCGGACCTGCGTGTGCGGATCCTGGAGCTGGGGCTCACGGTCTGGGTCATCGATGCCTCCCGGGTGGCGCGCGAGGCCGGCATGGGACGCCACATCAACACCGTGATGCAGGCCGGCTTCTTCGCCGTGAGCGGCGTGCTGCCGCGGGAGGAGGCGATCGAGCGCATCCGTGCCTCCATCCGCAAGGTCTATGGCCGCAAGGGTGAGGCCGTGGTGACCCGCAACCTGCAGGCCCTGGAGGCGGCCCTCGACCATCTGCTGCCGCTGGATCCCCTGGCCTGTGAGCGCGATCGGCTCGAGCGCGATGCGGCGGGTGCCGATGCCGACCCTGAGGACGCGGATCCGCCCCTGTCCGAGCGCCTGGCCGCTGCGCCCCCCTTCGTGCGCGATGTGATCGGCCCGATGCTGCAGCGCCGGGGCGACAACCTGCCGGTCAGCGCCCTCCCCTGCGACGGCACCTGGCCGGTGGGCACCTCCCGCTGGGAGAAGCGCAACATCGCCGAGGAGGTTCCCGTCTGGGATGAGGACCTGTGCGTGCAGTGCGGCAAGTGCCTGATGGTCTGCCCCCACGCCGTGATCCGCGCCAAGACCGTGGAGCCCGCTGCGCTGCAGGACGCCCCCGCCGGCTTCCGCCACGCCCCGGCCCGCCCGCCCGCCCCCCGCGAGCAGCGCTTCACGATCCAGGTGGCGGTGGAGGACTGCACCGGCTGCCACCTCTGCGTGGAGGTCTGCCCGGTGCGCGACCGGCAGGAGCCGCGGCGCAAGGCGCTGAACATGGAGGAGCAGCGTCCGTTGCGGGCCTCCGGCCGCGCCAGCTGGGACTTCTTCCTCGGCCTGCCGGAGCGCGACCGGCGCTCGCTCGATCTGCACCGCATCGGTCAGCAGCAGCAGCAGCAGCCCCTGTTCGAGTTCTCCGGAGCCTGTGCCGGCTGCGGCGAAACCCCCTACATCAAGCTCGCCACCCAGCTCTTCGGCGATCGGATGCTGGTGGCCAATGCAACCGGCTGTTCCTCGATCTACGGCGGCAACCTTCCCACCACTCCCTGGGCGGCCAATGCGGCCGGCCAGGGACCGGCCTGGAGCAACTCCCTGTTCGAGGACAACGCCGAGTTCGGCTTCGGCATGCGCGTGGCGCTGGATCAGCGCCGCAGCACGGCCCTCAACCTGCTCGAGGCCCTCGGCGAGGCGTTGCCGCTGCAGCTGAGGGAGGCCCTGGTGCGGGCGGATCAGTCGAGTGAGGCGGGCCTGGCCGAGCAGCGCCAGCGGGTCGAGGAGCTGCGCGATCGCCTGCGGGCGCTGATCGCCGCCGCCGGACCGGAGCAGCGGGAGTCGCGCCGGCAGGCGGAGCGGCTGCTCGACTGCTGCGATGGCCTGCTGCGCCGCAGCGTCTGGCTGATCGGCGGCGACGGCTGGGCCTACGACATCGGCTACGGCGGCCTCGATCACGTGCTGGCCTCCGGCCGTGACGTGAATGTGCTCGTGCTCGACACCGAGGTGTACTCCAACACCGGCGGGCAGATGTCCAAGGCCACGCCGCTGGGAGCGGTGGCCAAGTTCGCCGCCGGCGGCAAGGCCATGCCCAAGAAGGATCTGGGGCTGATGGCCATGACCTACGGCCACGTCTATGTGGCCAGCGTGGCGATGGGGGCCCGCGATGAGCACACCCTGCGCGCCTTCCTCGAGGCCGAGAGCTACCCGGGTCCCTCGCTGATCCTGGCCTACAGCCACTGCATCGCCCACGGCATCGACATGACCCAGGGCCTGGCGCACCAGAAATCGGCCGTGGATTCGGGCCGCTGGCTGCTCTACCGCTACGACCCGCGCCGGCTGGAGCGGGGCGAGAGCCCGCTGCAGATCGACAGCCGCTCCAACCCCCGCGGCCTGGCGGCCTCGATGGAGGGTGAGAACCGCTTCCGCATGCTGCGCTTCTCCCAGCCCGAGCGGGCCCGGGCGCTGGTGCAGCAGGCCGAGCGGAACCACGCCCGCCGCATGGCCCTCTACCGGGCCCTGGCCGACAGCGCCCAGCCGGGGGACAGCCGCCCCGCCGCCGACACCCGTCCCGCCCGGGAGGAGCAGCCATGA
- the hypB gene encoding hydrogenase nickel incorporation protein HypB, producing MCTTCNCGVIAAPAPSPQRLELGRALLSRNDAHAAALRLRFEAAGLPVINLLSSPGSGKTALLERLGRDWTGPGRLGVIVGDLATDNDARRLRAAGIDAVQITTGQACHLEASMLEPALEQLDLGSLGLLVIENVGNLVCPAAYDLGESLRLVLLAVTEGEDKPLKYPAMFHSADLVLINKIDLAEAVAFDRPHARRHIAQVAPTARILEGSARTGAGMAELREAITARALAVR from the coding sequence ATGTGCACCACCTGCAACTGCGGCGTGATCGCCGCGCCGGCCCCGTCACCCCAGCGCCTGGAGCTCGGCAGGGCCCTGCTGTCCCGCAACGACGCCCACGCCGCCGCCCTGCGCCTGCGCTTCGAGGCGGCCGGGCTGCCGGTGATCAACCTGCTCTCCTCTCCCGGTTCGGGCAAGACGGCCCTGCTGGAACGGCTGGGTCGCGACTGGACCGGCCCTGGCCGGCTCGGGGTGATCGTGGGCGATCTGGCCACCGACAACGACGCCCGCCGTCTGCGGGCCGCCGGCATCGACGCGGTGCAGATCACCACCGGCCAGGCTTGTCACCTGGAGGCGTCGATGCTGGAGCCGGCGCTGGAGCAGCTCGATCTGGGCAGCCTGGGGCTGCTGGTGATCGAGAACGTGGGCAACCTGGTCTGCCCGGCCGCCTACGACCTGGGCGAAAGCCTGCGGCTGGTGCTGCTGGCGGTGACCGAAGGGGAGGACAAGCCCCTGAAGTACCCGGCCATGTTCCACAGCGCCGATCTGGTGCTGATCAACAAGATCGATCTGGCGGAGGCGGTGGCGTTCGATCGCCCCCACGCCCGCCGCCACATCGCTCAGGTGGCGCCCACCGCCCGCATTCTCGAAGGATCGGCCCGAACCGGTGCGGGCATGGCCGAGCTGCGGGAGGCGATCACGGCCCGGGCCCTGGCCGTGCGCTGA
- the hypA gene encoding hydrogenase maturation nickel metallochaperone HypA produces the protein MHELSLMEAVRDQVLEQAEQHGGGCITAIALRIGSLAGVEVDALTLAFSVVMAGTAAAGARLEIETVAAECFCGSCRTPFPAQDGVCECPRCGAISRQLLRGRELQLASIELDDPAPR, from the coding sequence ATGCATGAGCTGAGCCTGATGGAGGCGGTGCGCGACCAGGTGCTCGAGCAGGCCGAGCAGCATGGCGGCGGTTGCATCACGGCCATCGCGCTGCGGATCGGCAGCCTGGCGGGCGTGGAGGTGGATGCCCTCACGCTCGCCTTCAGCGTGGTGATGGCCGGCACAGCGGCCGCGGGGGCGCGTCTGGAGATCGAGACGGTGGCCGCCGAGTGTTTCTGCGGCAGTTGCCGGACGCCGTTTCCTGCTCAGGATGGAGTGTGTGAGTGCCCCCGCTGCGGGGCCATCAGCCGCCAGCTCCTGCGCGGCCGCGAACTGCAGCTGGCCTCCATCGAGCTGGACGATCCCGCTCCCCGCTGA
- a CDS encoding dihydroorotate dehydrogenase-like protein, which translates to MTTTTPGPAGPQQHDAFGPDLSVEYLGLRLANPLVVGAAAPLSESPEALPALEAAGAGAVVLHSLFQEEIEREQMMLHSHWMQGAESYAEALSYLPEESAVHGGEDLYLRDVEEARRRLSIPVIASLNGLHPGSWVHTARRIEAAGASALELNVYSVPTDPGLSSEAIEQELVSLVADVRRDTRLPLAVKLGPYYTNLSALARRLAEAGADALVLFNRFYQPDIDIETLEIRPNLILSNSHELRLPLRWIALLHGRVPMDLAASGGVQRGADVVRLLMAGASVTQVVGALLRHGPARLSLLRRELSDWLHQHEYASARSLIGCMSQRRCPEPSAFERAQYVRALHSLHAGPHA; encoded by the coding sequence ATGACCACCACCACGCCCGGGCCCGCCGGCCCACAGCAGCACGATGCCTTCGGGCCGGACCTCTCGGTCGAGTACCTCGGCCTCCGGCTGGCCAATCCGCTGGTGGTGGGCGCGGCGGCACCCCTGAGCGAGAGCCCCGAGGCCCTGCCGGCCCTGGAGGCCGCCGGTGCCGGTGCGGTGGTGCTCCACTCCCTCTTCCAGGAGGAGATCGAGCGCGAGCAGATGATGCTGCACAGCCACTGGATGCAGGGGGCCGAGAGCTATGCCGAGGCCCTCAGCTACCTGCCGGAGGAGTCGGCCGTGCACGGCGGCGAGGACCTCTACCTGCGCGATGTGGAGGAGGCCCGGCGGCGGCTGAGCATCCCCGTGATCGCCAGCCTCAACGGCCTTCACCCCGGCAGCTGGGTCCACACGGCCCGGCGGATCGAGGCGGCCGGAGCCTCGGCGCTCGAGCTCAACGTCTACAGCGTGCCCACCGACCCAGGCCTTTCCTCCGAGGCGATTGAGCAGGAGCTGGTGTCGCTGGTGGCCGACGTGCGCCGGGACACCCGCCTGCCGCTCGCCGTGAAGCTGGGCCCCTACTACACCAATCTCAGTGCCCTGGCCCGGCGCCTGGCCGAGGCCGGCGCGGATGCCCTGGTGCTGTTCAACCGCTTCTACCAGCCGGACATCGACATCGAGACGCTGGAGATCCGCCCGAATCTGATTCTCAGCAACAGCCATGAGCTGCGGCTGCCGCTGCGCTGGATCGCCCTGCTCCATGGTCGTGTGCCAATGGACCTGGCCGCCAGCGGCGGCGTGCAGCGGGGCGCCGATGTGGTGCGGCTGCTGATGGCGGGGGCCAGCGTCACCCAGGTGGTGGGTGCCCTGCTCCGCCACGGCCCGGCCCGCCTCAGCCTGCTGCGCCGCGAGCTGAGCGACTGGCTGCACCAGCACGAGTACGCCTCCGCCCGCTCCCTGATCGGCTGCATGAGCCAGCGTCGCTGCCCCGAACCCAGTGCCTTCGAGCGGGCCCAGTACGTGCGCGCCCTGCACAGCCTGCACGCCGGCCCCCACGCATGA